Proteins found in one Mucilaginibacter gracilis genomic segment:
- a CDS encoding DUF6544 family protein, which produces MLITVIVITALLAAFIMGRVNLAVRFGKTVNRLFASAKPVSDKTFNYDQLTGLPKPVQRYFKHVLRNGQPYISYVSLLHDGQFKTGLDKDWTAIKGEQYFTVEKPGFIWKGTTSLFTARDMYIADKGRLIVSILSLYNVVDAQGESFNQGELLRWLAEGVWFPTNLLPGDQLKWLAIDENTAKLTFSYNGMFLYYIVTFDGEGLITQMETKRYMEKGRLETWIGKMAGYKQINGVFVPTNIQAIWRLEKGDFCYAKFRVTKIVYDQPLIF; this is translated from the coding sequence ATGCTCATTACAGTAATAGTCATTACAGCGCTTTTAGCAGCATTTATCATGGGTAGGGTTAACCTTGCTGTCCGGTTCGGTAAAACCGTGAACCGGCTTTTTGCTTCAGCAAAACCAGTTTCAGATAAAACCTTTAATTACGACCAACTAACAGGTTTACCAAAGCCTGTGCAGCGGTATTTTAAACATGTTTTAAGAAACGGGCAACCTTACATCAGTTACGTCAGTCTTTTACACGACGGGCAATTTAAAACGGGCCTGGATAAGGACTGGACGGCTATTAAAGGCGAACAATATTTCACCGTCGAAAAGCCAGGCTTCATCTGGAAAGGCACAACCTCCCTCTTCACTGCCCGTGATATGTATATTGCTGATAAGGGCAGGCTTATCGTTTCCATTTTGTCCCTTTACAATGTGGTAGATGCACAGGGAGAGAGCTTTAACCAGGGCGAGTTGTTGCGATGGTTGGCTGAAGGGGTTTGGTTTCCCACCAACCTACTGCCCGGAGATCAACTGAAATGGTTAGCCATTGATGAGAATACAGCAAAACTTACCTTTAGCTATAACGGAATGTTCCTGTACTACATTGTAACATTTGATGGCGAAGGGTTGATTACACAAATGGAAACCAAACGCTATATGGAAAAAGGCCGGCTGGAAACCTGGATAGGTAAAATGGCCGGTTATAAGCAGATCAACGGCGTATTCGTACCAACAAACATACAAGCCATATGGAGGTTAGAAAAAGGCGACTTCTGTTATGCTAAATTTAGGGTAACCAAAATAGTTTACGACCAGCCCCTGATATTTTAA
- a CDS encoding Acg family FMN-binding oxidoreductase, with amino-acid sequence MNRRKFLGITGTSVVIAGITYYALSDKSNFVRADLKPDTAVKTQLNIDERRILFLASLAPSGHNTQPWLIKYIEPLHWIIFNDKTKWLPAVDPAQRETMLSIGAFIQNLEYAANNLGYSCQFSLLANTNQDENVMEVKLIKSGNLFRYDTKTIIQRRTVRSNMLSEALKTEDVRLLVANEPDFIRFVPRTAKAYQYLNEQTIEANKIQSYRNAAQKELADWIRFSNKDAEKYRDGLTPGSMEIEGISGWVVRNFYGKPNVMGNSFRDQNIKQAEQQVASSAGWFLITSKDASVPSLIETGRRMQRLFLKVRDQNIAIHPMTQILEEPSIHQGLNASVGITDRVQFILRTGYVKHYPEPVSLRRPVDWLIRS; translated from the coding sequence ATGAACAGAAGGAAATTTTTAGGTATAACAGGGACATCGGTGGTTATAGCAGGGATAACTTATTACGCCCTGAGCGATAAAAGCAATTTTGTGAGGGCCGATCTGAAGCCTGATACCGCAGTTAAAACTCAACTGAACATAGATGAAAGGCGCATATTATTCCTTGCATCCCTGGCTCCGAGCGGCCACAATACGCAACCATGGCTGATAAAATATATCGAGCCGCTGCATTGGATTATCTTCAATGATAAAACTAAATGGTTGCCTGCTGTCGATCCGGCGCAAAGGGAAACGATGCTATCCATTGGTGCATTTATTCAAAACCTGGAATACGCCGCCAATAATCTGGGCTATAGTTGCCAATTTAGTTTGTTGGCTAATACTAACCAGGATGAAAATGTAATGGAAGTAAAACTGATCAAGTCGGGAAACCTCTTCAGGTATGATACCAAAACTATCATACAACGCCGGACGGTAAGATCAAACATGCTGTCCGAAGCATTGAAAACTGAAGATGTCAGGCTGCTAGTGGCCAATGAACCTGATTTTATTCGCTTTGTACCCCGTACAGCTAAAGCTTATCAATATCTGAACGAACAAACCATCGAAGCCAATAAGATCCAGTCCTATCGTAACGCAGCGCAAAAAGAATTGGCTGACTGGATAAGGTTTTCAAATAAGGATGCAGAGAAATACCGTGACGGTTTAACTCCGGGAAGTATGGAAATCGAGGGTATTTCCGGCTGGGTGGTGCGAAACTTTTATGGGAAACCGAACGTGATGGGTAATAGCTTCAGAGATCAGAATATTAAACAGGCAGAACAGCAGGTAGCATCTTCTGCAGGCTGGTTTTTAATCACAAGTAAGGATGCTTCTGTGCCGAGCCTCATCGAAACAGGGCGGCGGATGCAGCGGCTGTTCCTGAAAGTAAGAGATCAGAATATCGCTATACACCCCATGACCCAAATACTGGAGGAGCCGTCCATACATCAAGGCCTTAATGCCTCTGTCGGCATCACTGACCGGGTGCAGTTCATTTTAAGGACAGGTTATGTAAAACATTATCCCGAACCGGTTTCGTTAAGGCGGCCGGTAGACTGGCTGATACGCTCCTGA
- a CDS encoding cation-translocating P-type ATPase yields the protein MPLEKLTIQGLTTAQVTEARAKYGRNVLDYRKENGFIDAVKSLAKEPMVILLLVTSCIYFISGKTGDGIFLASAIVLVAGISLYQDSRSRNALEKLKEFSQPSCKVIRNGKVEEIKSEDLVMGDSLRIEEGTSITADGVIVQSNDFSVNESILTGESLAVYKDKDATDHLIFHGTTVASGLAIATITAIGNETRLGKIGKSLEAIVEEKTPLELQINNFVKKMVIAGAIVFLTVWGINYLHSANVLDSLIKALTLAMSILPEEIPVAFTTFMALGAWRLMKMGIVVKQMKTVETLGSASVICTDKTGTLTENKMSLARVYLLKQNQTLKAESITSEPEKELIRIAMWASEPMPFDPMEIALHEAYSKSSKMDERLTYKMIHEYPLGGKPPMMTHLFENAEGERIIAAKGAPEALIKVSDLYDIEKDRITSAIKQLAAEGYRVLAVGQAIFNGNEFPATQQEFKFAFKGLVAFYDPPKKNISAVMQDFYKAGIAVKIITGDNAETTGAIARQIDFHGFDQCISGDALMQLSDKELGDKVETVNIFTRMFPDAKLRIINALKAKNEIVAMTGDGVNDGPALKAANIGIAMGKKGTEIAKQAASLILLEDDLSKMVDAIAMGRRIYTNLKKAIQYIISIHIPIVLTVFIPLALGWIYPNIFSPVHIIFLELIMGPTCSIIYENEPMEKNTMLQKPRPFSTTFFNWKELTTSIIQGLVITIGTLATYQYAVSKGADEQLTRTMVFTCLIAANILLTLVNRSFFYSVLTTIRYKNNLVLLIISSTLLISATLIYVRPLAIFFSFEPLKLEQLLISAGIGFLSVIWFELFKWRKRMTAKKIAANNTPS from the coding sequence ATGCCTTTAGAAAAATTAACTATACAGGGACTAACCACAGCACAGGTAACTGAAGCCAGGGCAAAATACGGGCGAAACGTTTTAGATTATAGAAAGGAAAACGGGTTTATTGATGCGGTAAAAAGCCTCGCAAAAGAGCCGATGGTAATTTTATTGCTGGTTACGTCGTGTATTTACTTCATCAGTGGAAAAACCGGCGACGGTATTTTTCTGGCTTCGGCAATTGTGCTGGTGGCTGGTATTTCCTTATACCAGGATTCTCGCAGCAGGAACGCACTCGAAAAATTAAAGGAGTTTTCCCAGCCGTCCTGCAAGGTAATCAGGAATGGAAAAGTGGAAGAAATAAAAAGTGAAGACCTCGTAATGGGTGATAGCTTAAGGATAGAAGAAGGCACCTCTATTACCGCTGATGGTGTTATCGTTCAATCGAATGACTTTTCTGTCAATGAAAGTATCCTTACCGGTGAGTCTTTGGCCGTTTATAAAGATAAAGACGCGACTGATCATTTAATTTTTCATGGAACCACGGTAGCAAGCGGCCTGGCTATAGCTACCATTACCGCAATAGGCAACGAAACCCGGTTAGGAAAGATCGGCAAAAGCCTGGAAGCTATAGTGGAAGAAAAGACCCCATTGGAATTACAGATCAACAACTTTGTAAAAAAAATGGTGATTGCCGGGGCGATTGTATTTTTGACCGTATGGGGCATTAACTATTTACATTCGGCTAACGTTCTCGATAGCCTGATCAAAGCGCTTACACTGGCGATGAGTATCCTGCCGGAAGAGATCCCGGTAGCATTTACTACGTTCATGGCCCTGGGCGCCTGGCGGCTGATGAAAATGGGCATCGTAGTCAAACAAATGAAAACGGTTGAAACTTTGGGCAGCGCATCTGTGATATGCACCGATAAAACCGGTACACTAACCGAAAATAAAATGAGCCTGGCGAGGGTTTATCTGCTGAAACAGAATCAGACTTTAAAAGCAGAAAGCATCACCAGCGAACCTGAAAAGGAATTGATCAGGATTGCGATGTGGGCCAGTGAACCCATGCCTTTTGATCCGATGGAAATTGCCCTGCACGAGGCCTATTCAAAAAGCTCCAAAATGGATGAACGGCTTACTTATAAAATGATCCATGAATATCCGCTGGGCGGCAAACCGCCCATGATGACCCACCTGTTCGAGAATGCAGAGGGGGAGCGCATTATCGCAGCAAAAGGTGCACCCGAAGCGCTGATTAAAGTCAGTGATCTGTACGATATCGAGAAAGACCGGATAACTTCTGCAATTAAGCAACTCGCAGCGGAGGGATACCGTGTATTGGCTGTCGGGCAGGCCATTTTTAACGGTAATGAATTCCCAGCTACACAGCAGGAGTTTAAATTCGCATTTAAAGGGCTGGTGGCTTTTTACGATCCTCCAAAGAAAAATATCAGTGCAGTAATGCAGGATTTTTACAAAGCCGGTATCGCAGTAAAGATCATTACGGGCGATAACGCGGAGACTACCGGAGCTATCGCCCGTCAAATTGATTTCCACGGTTTTGATCAATGTATCAGCGGCGACGCGCTGATGCAATTGTCTGACAAAGAGCTTGGGGATAAGGTAGAAACCGTTAATATTTTTACTCGGATGTTCCCGGATGCCAAACTCAGGATCATCAATGCCTTAAAAGCTAAAAACGAGATCGTAGCCATGACCGGCGACGGCGTGAACGATGGCCCCGCACTAAAGGCTGCAAACATTGGCATAGCTATGGGCAAAAAGGGGACAGAAATTGCCAAACAGGCGGCGTCGCTGATCCTGCTGGAAGATGATCTATCCAAAATGGTGGATGCCATAGCCATGGGCAGGCGTATTTATACTAATTTGAAAAAGGCGATCCAGTATATTATCTCCATCCATATCCCTATCGTATTAACTGTATTTATTCCTTTGGCCCTGGGCTGGATCTACCCCAATATATTTTCGCCGGTACATATCATTTTCCTGGAATTGATCATGGGGCCAACCTGTTCCATTATTTATGAGAATGAGCCGATGGAAAAGAATACCATGCTGCAAAAACCACGACCGTTCAGCACCACTTTTTTTAACTGGAAAGAATTAACCACCAGTATTATACAAGGTTTGGTGATCACAATCGGCACGCTGGCAACCTACCAGTATGCCGTAAGCAAAGGGGCAGATGAACAGCTAACCCGTACCATGGTATTTACCTGCCTGATCGCCGCCAATATATTATTGACACTGGTGAACCGTTCCTTCTTTTATTCAGTGCTCACGACCATCAGGTATAAAAATAACCTCGTTTTGCTAATCATCAGTAGCACCTTGCTTATTTCAGCTACTTTAATTTATGTAAGACCGTTAGCAATTTTCTTCAGTTTCGAGCCATTAAAATTGGAACAGCTTTTAATCAGTGCGGGTATCGGCTTTTTGTCGGTAATATGGTTTGAACTTTTTAAATGGCGAAAACGAATGACAGCCAAAAAGATTGCTGCAAATAATACCCCATCATGA
- a CDS encoding universal stress protein encodes MKTILMLTDFSGNATHAARAAATVVEKLHADILLFNTYYDHPILPAYGGGPWVVEEFVFRKEDSTAQLSHLAIQLRHVIADQTKNGFRPKTDYQSGEGSLGENVEVILKDKAIDMIVMGGSTNSGLEHLFFGSDTMDVINHANCPVLVIPPKALLKKINKVTVATAFELADINAITYLVGLAKNIGFELEIVHVSLTEKDEEPVKERAIHNRVRAIKQANVTYQQIRGKDVIKRLKGMCKDNGSDILALVHYQHGFFADIFRTSNTEQALSGNHLPIMVIPSQLINP; translated from the coding sequence ATGAAAACGATCCTGATGCTGACTGATTTCTCAGGCAACGCTACGCATGCAGCCCGTGCTGCGGCCACTGTCGTTGAGAAATTACACGCCGATATCTTGCTGTTCAACACCTATTATGATCATCCCATATTGCCAGCTTATGGCGGCGGGCCATGGGTGGTAGAAGAGTTTGTGTTCCGCAAAGAGGATAGTACAGCACAACTTTCGCATTTAGCCATTCAGCTTAGGCACGTCATTGCCGATCAAACAAAAAATGGCTTCAGGCCCAAAACTGATTACCAGAGTGGTGAAGGTTCGCTCGGTGAGAATGTTGAGGTTATTTTAAAGGATAAAGCGATTGATATGATCGTGATGGGAGGAAGTACAAATAGCGGCCTTGAACACTTATTTTTTGGCAGCGACACGATGGATGTGATCAATCATGCCAACTGCCCTGTCCTGGTTATTCCTCCAAAAGCTTTATTAAAAAAAATAAATAAGGTTACGGTAGCTACCGCATTTGAACTGGCCGATATTAATGCCATCACGTACCTGGTGGGGCTGGCTAAGAACATCGGTTTTGAACTGGAGATCGTTCATGTATCATTAACAGAAAAGGACGAGGAACCCGTTAAGGAACGGGCGATCCATAATCGCGTCCGCGCTATAAAACAAGCCAATGTCACCTATCAGCAGATCAGGGGAAAAGATGTGATCAAACGGTTAAAAGGAATGTGTAAAGACAACGGCTCAGATATACTGGCCCTGGTACACTATCAGCACGGTTTTTTTGCCGATATCTTCAGGACGAGTAATACGGAACAGGCACTATCCGGAAATCATTTGCCGATAATGGTCATTCCGTCGCAATTAATTAACCCATAA
- a CDS encoding AI-2E family transporter, with protein sequence MGTTIKDLPLTVKRSVELLGLFLLGALIVLGNTVIMPLLMAFFFSLMLMPIFRLFRKLKIPESIAIFLPILLLIISLALVIWLFTSQVSALLDDFPQIQQTVTRHLDSLSIWISNSFGYSPAEQLKFINEQSKKLFSSLGGMLSGAAGSLSGVIIFIGLLPIYIYLIILYRNLFLKFILMWFKADENLNVEEGIRQTEKMVKSYLVGLLIQITYIIILLGGALWIFGIQNALLIGIIFAFLNLIPYLGALIGNLLGVLLTLASSDKISDVLIVLGAITFVQFLDNNILMPRIVGSQVKINALVSIVGIIIGGVMAGLSGMFLAMPILSILKIVFDRSENYKQWGVLLGDERPAKSPMTV encoded by the coding sequence ATGGGCACCACTATTAAAGATTTGCCCTTAACAGTAAAACGGTCGGTTGAGTTGCTGGGACTCTTTTTATTAGGGGCATTGATTGTTTTGGGGAATACAGTAATTATGCCGTTGCTAATGGCCTTTTTCTTCTCACTCATGCTGATGCCCATCTTTCGCTTGTTTCGAAAGCTGAAAATTCCGGAGAGTATCGCTATTTTCTTACCCATACTTTTATTAATTATTAGTTTGGCCCTTGTTATTTGGTTGTTTACCAGCCAGGTATCGGCTTTACTGGATGATTTTCCCCAGATCCAGCAAACAGTTACCAGGCATTTGGATAGTCTCAGCATCTGGATCAGCAATTCTTTTGGCTATTCTCCGGCAGAACAACTGAAATTCATTAATGAACAGAGCAAAAAGCTGTTCAGTTCGTTAGGCGGAATGCTGAGCGGCGCAGCAGGTTCCTTATCCGGCGTCATTATATTCATCGGGCTTCTACCTATCTATATTTACCTGATCATATTATACAGGAACTTATTTTTGAAGTTTATTTTAATGTGGTTTAAAGCCGATGAAAACCTTAACGTTGAAGAAGGAATACGGCAAACAGAAAAGATGGTAAAAAGCTACCTGGTTGGGTTATTAATACAGATCACTTATATCATCATACTTCTCGGCGGCGCATTGTGGATATTCGGTATCCAGAATGCCTTGTTGATCGGTATCATATTCGCTTTTTTAAACCTGATCCCTTACCTGGGGGCATTAATCGGCAATCTCTTAGGCGTATTATTAACGCTTGCGTCATCGGATAAGATCAGCGATGTCCTGATCGTTTTAGGCGCTATTACGTTCGTTCAGTTTTTGGACAACAATATTCTGATGCCGCGTATAGTAGGTTCGCAAGTAAAAATAAATGCGCTTGTTTCCATAGTTGGGATCATTATTGGGGGCGTTATGGCTGGTTTATCAGGCATGTTTCTGGCGATGCCAATACTTTCCATTTTAAAAATAGTTTTTGACCGGTCCGAAAATTATAAACAGTGGGGTGTGCTGCTGGGAGATGAAAGGCCTGCCAAAAGCCCGATGACCGTTTGA
- a CDS encoding pyridoxamine 5'-phosphate oxidase family protein has protein sequence MLRELDKNQIETLLKDQLIGRLGCHSAGVTYIVPVNYVYDGTSIYCHSAKGMKIDMMRQNPEVCFEVDKIKDMTDWQSVIAWGKFEEITEMAEQQKVLQQLTDRITPYIIDDSVTREHGFVDNESDIGTTVELIMYKIVVNKKTGRFEAR, from the coding sequence ATGTTAAGAGAATTAGACAAAAACCAAATAGAAACTCTGTTGAAAGATCAACTGATTGGTCGCCTTGGATGCCATTCAGCAGGCGTTACTTACATTGTGCCAGTTAATTATGTGTATGATGGAACAAGCATTTATTGCCATTCTGCTAAAGGGATGAAGATCGATATGATGAGACAGAATCCGGAAGTTTGTTTTGAAGTGGATAAAATAAAAGACATGACCGACTGGCAAAGCGTGATCGCATGGGGAAAGTTCGAGGAAATTACCGAAATGGCCGAACAGCAAAAAGTTTTACAACAATTGACGGATAGAATTACGCCATACATCATTGATGATTCGGTTACCCGCGAACATGGTTTTGTTGATAACGAAAGTGATATAGGGACGACGGTTGAACTTATCATGTACAAAATCGTCGTCAATAAAAAAACCGGGCGGTTTGAAGCCAGATAA
- a CDS encoding helix-turn-helix domain-containing protein: MKLYVKNMVCIRCKMVVKQQLKKLSLHYIIVELGEVEILETMSNAQLLEFKTLLLKHGLELLDDKKSILIEKIKKVIVELIHYSDEPAKVNFSDYLSEKLNHDYTYLANLFSEVVGINIEHYVIMHKIERVKELLVYDELSLTEISYKLHYSSVAHLSNQFKKITGLTPSHFKKFKENRQLGIVDP, encoded by the coding sequence ATGAAACTTTATGTTAAAAATATGGTATGTATACGCTGCAAGATGGTGGTCAAACAGCAACTCAAAAAATTATCTCTTCATTACATTATCGTCGAACTTGGTGAAGTGGAAATTTTGGAAACCATGTCTAATGCTCAATTGCTGGAATTTAAAACTTTGCTTTTGAAGCACGGACTTGAATTACTGGATGACAAAAAGAGTATCTTGATTGAAAAAATAAAGAAAGTAATTGTCGAGCTGATCCATTATTCCGATGAACCTGCAAAGGTTAATTTTTCTGACTACCTGAGTGAAAAATTAAACCATGATTACACCTACCTGGCTAATTTATTTTCAGAAGTGGTTGGAATCAATATCGAGCATTATGTTATCATGCATAAAATAGAAAGGGTAAAGGAGTTATTAGTCTATGATGAACTTTCACTAACAGAAATCTCTTATAAATTACACTACAGCAGCGTAGCGCACCTTTCCAACCAATTCAAGAAAATTACGGGTTTAACGCCGTCCCATTTTAAAAAATTTAAAGAAAACAGGCAATTGGGCATCGTCGATCCCTGA
- a CDS encoding cupin domain-containing protein: MEKKASDNTELETGKAHIIVEIIEYVPNAVVIKTIIKKSTGNISIMSFDSGEGLTEKTSPFDTFAQIIEGNAEIVIDHMSNHLKAGMGIIIPAHLPNYIKPNGRFKMIQTVIKSGYE; encoded by the coding sequence ATGGAAAAAAAAGCATCAGATAACACTGAACTGGAAACAGGTAAAGCACACATTATCGTGGAGATTATTGAATATGTACCCAATGCCGTCGTCATCAAAACCATTATTAAAAAATCGACAGGAAACATTAGCATTATGTCTTTTGACAGCGGAGAAGGATTAACCGAAAAAACGAGCCCTTTCGATACTTTCGCCCAGATCATTGAAGGAAATGCAGAGATTGTTATTGATCATATGTCCAACCACCTAAAAGCAGGGATGGGCATTATTATACCTGCACACCTCCCCAACTATATCAAACCAAACGGCCGTTTTAAAATGATTCAAACCGTTATTAAAAGCGGGTATGAATAA
- a CDS encoding HAD family hydrolase: MNNQKITALFLDIGGVLLTDGWNRVARKKAADYFKLDHGVMEDRHHITVETFELGKITLEEYLRRVVFVEHQDFGIQDFKEFMFAQSTGHFEMLSLIAALKKEQHLKIVIVSNESRELNEFRIKNFGLNNLADCFISSSFVRLRKPDTDIFKLALDISQVPAKQIIYIDDQLMFVRLAENFGMNTIHHTDYQSTTTKLASFGLRTINDSHEKR; encoded by the coding sequence ATGAATAACCAAAAGATCACCGCCCTATTTCTGGATATCGGCGGCGTCTTGCTTACCGATGGGTGGAACCGCGTTGCACGCAAAAAGGCTGCTGATTATTTTAAGCTTGACCATGGTGTAATGGAAGACCGGCACCACATTACCGTAGAAACCTTCGAATTAGGTAAAATAACACTTGAGGAATATTTGAGAAGGGTTGTTTTTGTCGAACATCAGGATTTCGGAATACAGGATTTCAAAGAATTTATGTTTGCCCAGTCTACCGGCCATTTCGAAATGCTATCCCTGATCGCTGCACTTAAAAAGGAGCAACATTTAAAGATCGTGATTGTGAGTAATGAAAGCCGAGAATTGAATGAATTCAGAATAAAAAATTTCGGGCTGAATAATCTTGCTGATTGTTTCATCTCCTCTTCCTTTGTCCGTCTTCGTAAACCCGATACCGATATTTTTAAGCTGGCATTAGACATTTCGCAGGTGCCCGCCAAACAAATTATCTATATCGACGATCAGCTCATGTTTGTCCGGCTTGCGGAAAATTTTGGCATGAATACCATTCACCATACAGATTATCAGTCTACCACCACAAAATTAGCATCCTTTGGATTGCGCACAATTAATGACAGCCATGAAAAAAGGTAA
- a CDS encoding acetate/propionate family kinase encodes MKKGKNHVLTINGGSSSIKFALYQADVRLNEILSGEIENIGQKSVALRFKNPGHHPTHKIDLKTNDYESTASWLIGWLEKQVDFELVKGIGHRVVQGLDHDKPEKITDDLMDDLKKISAFDPEHLPEEIKMISVFRKRYPDLVQVACFDTSFHTTMPPVAKLVSIPRRFQAMGIKRYGFHGLSYAYLMEQLDLEEWRETSRHRVILAHLGNGASLAAVKEGKSIDTSMGFSPAGGIPMGTRSGDLDPGVAWYLMKSQSLSPKQFNHLLNHESGLLGISETSADMRELLKIQANDRRAAEAVELFCYQVRKSIGSFAAALHGLDTLVFSGGIGENSPEVRERICHGLEFLGIELDKEKNSNNEPFISADISTISVRVIPTNEELMIAKSVCDILDYNIKN; translated from the coding sequence ATGAAAAAAGGTAAAAACCATGTGCTTACTATTAATGGTGGTTCATCCAGCATCAAGTTCGCATTATACCAAGCTGATGTACGATTAAATGAAATACTATCAGGCGAAATAGAAAACATCGGTCAAAAAAGCGTTGCACTGCGATTTAAAAATCCCGGGCATCATCCGACTCATAAAATTGACCTTAAAACTAATGACTATGAATCCACCGCTAGCTGGCTGATTGGGTGGCTGGAAAAACAGGTAGATTTTGAACTGGTCAAGGGGATTGGGCATAGGGTGGTTCAAGGCCTGGACCATGATAAACCGGAAAAGATCACCGATGATCTAATGGACGATCTGAAAAAGATCAGCGCCTTCGATCCCGAACATCTGCCTGAAGAAATTAAAATGATCTCCGTTTTCAGGAAGCGCTACCCGGACCTGGTACAAGTCGCCTGTTTTGATACTTCCTTTCATACCACTATGCCGCCCGTGGCAAAGTTAGTCTCCATTCCACGTCGATTTCAGGCTATGGGTATTAAACGGTACGGCTTTCACGGGCTTTCTTATGCCTATCTAATGGAACAGCTTGACCTGGAAGAATGGCGTGAAACGTCGAGGCACAGAGTGATACTAGCGCATTTGGGGAACGGCGCAAGCCTCGCAGCTGTTAAAGAAGGTAAAAGCATAGATACCAGTATGGGGTTTTCACCGGCGGGCGGTATACCGATGGGTACACGGTCCGGTGATCTTGACCCTGGGGTAGCCTGGTATTTAATGAAATCCCAATCGCTTAGCCCTAAACAGTTCAACCATCTCCTTAATCACGAATCAGGTCTGTTGGGTATTTCTGAAACCAGCGCAGATATGAGGGAACTGTTAAAAATCCAGGCAAATGACAGGCGCGCTGCAGAAGCCGTTGAGCTATTTTGTTACCAGGTCCGAAAATCCATTGGCTCATTTGCCGCAGCCCTTCACGGTTTAGATACGCTGGTGTTTTCAGGTGGTATAGGTGAAAATTCTCCCGAGGTCCGTGAAAGGATCTGTCACGGTCTTGAATTTTTAGGTATAGAGCTGGATAAAGAAAAAAATTCAAATAACGAACCGTTTATCTCTGCCGACATCAGTACGATATCAGTTCGTGTCATTCCAACAAATGAAGAATTAATGATAGCGAAGTCGGTTTGCGATATTTTGGACTATAACATTAAAAACTAA